Genomic segment of Thiobacillus sp.:
GCAACTGCATGAGTTTGGGGTGGATGAATAGCTTTTCCTTGCCTACCTTGATTTCCCTGAGCACGCCCAGGCCGACCAGATGCTTCAGGTAGCGGGAGGCGGCCTGGCGCTGGGCGATGTCCTTTTCCACCAGGTTGGCGATGCGGCAATAGGGCTGCTCGAAGATGACATCCACCAGTTCACGGCTGCAGATCTTGCTGGCGCGTTCCCGGACGAAGGTCGTGGTGTGATCCGCCAGCGCGCGGAGGGCGGCGATCTTGGCGGTGGTCCAGCGGGGAGGCTCCTCCACCGCTTCCAGCATGTAGAGCAGCCAGGGCTCCCAGCCCTCTTCACGGGTCACGCCCAGCAGCAGTCGATAGTAGTCGGGCTTGTGGGCGATGAGGTGGCGGCTCAGGTACAGAATGGGCAGGGTAAGCAGGTCTTCCTGGATCAGATAAAGGATATTGATGACCCGGCCGGTGCGGCCGTTGCCGTCGGTGAAAGGGTGAATGGCTTCGAACTGGTAATGGCAAACGGCCATGCGAACCAAGGGATCGATATCGGTCGCCTTGTGCAGGAAGCCTTGCCAGTTGGCGAGCAGGTCGCGCAACCGTCATTCGCCTTACGGCGGGGTATAGATGATTTCACCGGTGCGGTCGTTGGCCAGTTGCGTACCTGGCGTGCGGCGGATATCCATCTCCACGCCCTTGATGGTCCGGCAGATTTCCACGGCCGTGGCCGTGCACAGCGGGCGTTCGGCCAGGTGCGGATAGCCCCGGTGCAAGGCGGAGCGGTAACGCAGTACCTCCTTGGTAGCGGCATCGGCCTGGCCATCGCCATGGGCATGCTGGAACAGTTTGTCCGTGGTGGTGACAATGTTCTCGATCTCGGAACTGTCCTTGGCTTCCAGAAGGGGGATGAGGTTGATCAGTACCGCCTGGTTGGGGATCAGCTCCGCCGCCTGTTTGAGCTCCGCCAAGGGGGCGCGCGCCGTGATGCAGCGCTTCAACACCGTCTTGGTTTCCAGCTCCCGAGCCGGCGGCAAAGCCGGCAGATCGTTATTGGGTTTTTCGGCATGCCAGGGCCTATCGGCTGCGGTCATGATGACGAATTTCGCTTTTGTCGACAGGTAAGACGCTTATGTCGCCGGCAACGACAGCTCAACGGAACACGTCGATATATTTTGATCTCTGCGACACGTTTTGAACTTGTATCGCCCACGGCAACATGACAGATGAAAACGCTGAAACTTCCTGACATGTGGAGAGGCCAGCCAGCACCTTACTTTGCTACCCGCCCATCCTTCCCGGCACAGTAAAATGCCTCTCCCCACGCCAGACACTGCACTGTGACCGCCGATCTCGCCCAGCACACCCCCATGATGCAGCAATACCTGCGCATCAAGGCCGATCACCCGGACATGCTGGTGTTCTACCGCATGGGGGATTTCTACGAGCTGTTCCACGATGACGCGGAGAAGGCGGCCCGGTTGCTGGACATCACCCTCACCACCCGGGGGGCGTCGGCGGGGCAGCCCATCCGCATGGCCGGGGTGCCGTTCCACGCGGCGGAGCAATACCTGGCCCGTCTGGCCCGGCTGGGGGAGTCCGTGGCCATCTGCGAGCAGATCGGCGACCCGAAGACCAGCAAGGGGCCGGTGGAGCGGCAGGTGGTGCGCATCGTCACCCCGGGCACGGTAACCGACGAGGCCCTGCTGGAGGACAAGACCGATCCCCTCATGCTGGCCATCGCCCCCGGGCGGTTGGAGGGCAAGGCCATCCTGGGCCTGGCCTGGCTGACCCTGACCAGCGGCCGTTTCGCCGCCAAGACCGTGGCCCCGGACCGCCTGGGGGCCGAACTGGTGCGTCTGAACCCCAGCGAGATTCTCTTGCCGGAGGGGTTTGCCGACCTCGCCCTGGACGCCCTGAAAGCCGCCCTCACCCGCCGGGCGGACTGGCAGTTCGACGGAGAGCGGGGCCACCGCCTGCTGTGCGAGCACTTCGGCACGGCGGACCTGACCGCCTTCGGCCTGGAGGACTCCCCCCTGCTCCAGGCCGCCGCCGGGCTGCTGCTGGACTACGCCCGTCACACCCAGCGCACCGCCCTACCCCATGTGACCGGCTGCCAGGTGGAACAGGACAGCGAATACGTGCTGCTGGACGCCGCCGCCCGCCGCACCCTGGAAATCTCCGAAACCCTGCGGGGGGAAGCGGCCCCCACCCTGTTTTCCGAGCTGGATGCCTGCCGCACCGCCATGGGCAGCCGGCTCTTGCGCCACTGGCTGCATCACCCCCTGCGGGACCGGGCCCGGCTGGCCCGCCGCCAGGGGGTACTGGCGGCCCTCATGGACGCGCCCTCCTGCTGCGACGCCACCCGGGAAGTGCTTAAGGGCACGGCGGACCTGGAACGCATCGCCGCCCGGGTTGCCCTGAAAAGCGCCCGCCCCCGGGATCTGGCAGGCCTGCGGGACGGCCTTGCCCGGCTACCGGCCCTGGCTGCCGCCCTGGCTCCGGCGGGCCCGGCCCTGACCACACTGACGGACCGGTTCGCTTTTCCCGCCCTCCCCCTGGACCACCTCACCCGGGCCCTGAAGCCGGAACCGGGCCTGGTGCTGCGGGAAGGGGGCGTCATCGCCGATGGCTTCGATGCCGAACTGGACCAGTTGCGCCAGCTGCAATCCGGCTGCGGCGAATTCCTCATGCAAATGGAGCAGCGGGAGCGGGAACGCACGGGCATTGCCAACCTGCGGGTGGAATACAACAAGGTATCCGGCTTCTTCATCGAAGTGAGCCGGGCCCAGGCGGACAAGGTGCCGGCGGACTACCACCGGCGCCAGACCCTGAAGAACGTGGAACGCTATCTCACCCCGGAGCTGAAGGCCTTCGAGAACGACTACCTGTCTGCCGCCGAGCGGGCCCTGGCCCGGGAAAAGCTGCTCTATGAAGCCCTGCTGGAAGACCTGGCCGGCCACATGAACGCCTTGCAGCGGGTGGCCCGGGCGGTGGCGGAAGCCGACCTGCTCACCGGCCACGCCCAACTGGCACGGGAACGGCGCCACGTCATCCCGGCCTTCAGCGACACCTGGGGGATCAGTATCCAGCGGGGCCGCCATCCGGTGGTGGAACCCCGGGTGGAAGCCTTCATCCCCAACGACCTGGACCTCAACCCCACCCGCCGCATGCTGCTCATCACCGGCCCCAACATGGGCGGCAAGTCCACCTACATGCGCCAGGTGGCCCACATCGTCCTGCTGGCCTGCTGCGGGTTGTGCGTGCCGGCGGAGTCGGCGGTGATCGGCCCCGTGGACCAGATATTCACCCGGGTGGGCTCCTCCGACGACCTGGCCGGCGGCCGTTCCACCTTCATGGTGGAGATGACCGAGACCGCCGGCATCCTCCACGGCGCCACGGAACACAGCCTCATCCTCATGGACGAGATCGGCCGCGGCACCTCCACCTTCGACGGCATCAGCATCGCCTGGGCCGTGGCCCGCCACATGGCGGAAAAGACCCGGGCCTACACCCTGTTCGCCACCCATTATTTCGAGCTGACCCAGCTCACCCAGGAATTCCGCACCCTGGCCAACGTGCACCTGGACGCGGTGGAAACCCCCTCTGGCCTCACCTTCCTGCACGCGGTGGAGGAAGGCCCTGCCTCCCAGAGCTACGGCCTGCAGGTGGCCAGGCTGGCGGGCGTACCCGGCATCGTCATCACCGCCGCCCGGCGCAAGCTGGTGCTGCTGGAGAACATGCAGGTGAGCCAGGCAGGCCAGGGTGACCTGTTCGCCCCGCTGCCGGCCCCGGTACCCGTGGCCTCGCCCCTGGAGGACAGACTTGCAGGCATCAGCCCGGATGGCCTGTCCCCCCGGGAGGCCCTGGAAATCCTCTATGAACTCAAGGACATGGCTGATTCGTCGTCATGATCCCTGCTGGAACAGATCCAAAATAGAGCATTAGGAGCGAGACATGTCCGACAACGACACCTCAGGCGCCGCCTGCATCCCCCGGCGGCCACCGGATTACAGCCATGTCCAGGTCATCGACCTGCAACCGGACCCCATGCCGGACGATTACCGCGCCGCCATGAAGCTGGCCGCTGAAACCGCCGAGCAAACCATCGGCGAGCACATGCTGATTTCCTGGTACGACCGTGACCGGGACTTCGAATCCCCCCAGCACAGCAGCGAATGCCACCAGGACAGCGCCGTGCCGGGCTACGTGGACTATGGCCTGAACCACGGTGCCCGCCTCAAGGTGGACATCGGCGCAGGGCGCTTCGTGTTCTTCTTCATGCCCCTGGATATGGAGTAAACCCTGGAATGAGCCGAACCACCTACGAGGAACTGGTGTGGCAACTCTCCCGGCTGCCTGGCGGCATGGAGGCAGCGATACCCGATTTCTTCGGCCAATTGCTGGCCAAACCGCCCGAGTCCACAAAGGAAGGCGAAATATGGCACCTGCAGGACGGCGCGATGCTGGAATTGAGGCAAGGTGCTTTCGGCGTGCACTTGCCGGCCGGACACACCGCCATCGCCCCCCTGCCCCAGGCCTTGCTGGACGAGGCTGCCAAGGCCGGCGTATCGCCCCTGCTCCTGGGCCTTCTGGCGCTGGCCACCGGGGACGTGGACGGGGTCCGCCTGTTGAAGCGGCTGCTGCCCAGGGTGGATGGGGCGGCCAAGGATCTGATGCTGATGACGGTGTGCCGCCTGTGCGGCTGAAAGCCACCCGATAAGGGGATGTCTAGCGCCAGGGGAACACGTTGGCACCCGCCTGGATCAGGCTTGCGGACAATACCCGGGCGCCCAGCATGTAGACCCGTCCCACCTGACGGTCATCGCCGGAAGCGGAATACTCGAAGGCGAACTCCCTATAGAACCGGGCGCGCTGGTTCTCGTCGCGACGCAGGCTCATCTTTCGAAGGGAAACCGAGGCGTCCAGAAACTGGACCCCGGCCTGGGCGCAAGCCCTCTGGGCGGCCACCAGGGCCAATTCCCTTTTCTGCAGGCCATCCCACCAGTGCCAGGCCAATATGGCCAGCATGGCGAACAGACCCAGTTCCAGGGTCATGGCTGGGGCGGCAACTCGGAACGGACAGGGGGGCGCAGCAGGGCACACACGGGTTCCTGGCGGCGCCGACCGAACGGAGTGCCGACGGCCTTGGGACCCATGCTTGCCGGGGAACAGGCTGATGCAGCAGCCATCACGGGCGCCTTCGCCATGGGAGGCGGCGCGATCTCGGGCAGGGCGATGGCATTCAGGTCCCGCTTGATGAAGCGTTCGATGCCCGCCAGCAGCTTGTCCTCCTCCGGCGCAACCAGGGACACGGCCAGGCCGGAAGCACCGGCCCGGCCGGTACGGCCGATGCGGTGCACGTAGTCCTCGGGGGAATAGGGCAGCTCGAAATTGAACACGCAGGGCAGCTCGACGATGTCGATGCCCCGGGCGGCGATGTCCGTGGCCACCAGCAGTTGCACCTTGCCCTGCTTGAAGCCGTCCAGGGCCGCCAGGCGCTCCACCTGAGCCTTGTCGCCGTGGATGATGCCGGTGGACACGCCCCGCTTCTGCAGGCGCCGGCCCAGCTTGTCGGCGGCGATCTTGGTGCGGGTGAACACCAGGGCCTGGCTGATCTCCCGGGCCTTCACCACCCGCACCAGGGCCTCCAGCTTGTCGTCCTCCTTCACCTTGTGCACCACCTGCTCCACGGTCTCGGCGGCGGTGTTCTTGCGCGCCACCTCCACCTTGAGGGGGTTCTGCAGGAAGCTTTTGGCCAGGCCCACGATGCTGTCGTCGAAGGTGGCGGAGAAGAGCAGGGTCTGGCGCTGCTTGGGCAGCAGGTCCAGGATGCGCTTCAGGTCCGGCAGGAAGCCCATGTCGAGCATGCGGTCCGCCTCGTCCAGCACCAGGAACTGGACCTGGGAAAGCTGCACCGACTTGCTGCCTGCATGGTCCAGCAGGCGACCGGGGGTGGCCACCAAGACCTCCAGGCCAGCCTTCAGGGCAGCTTCCTGGGGTTTCATGTCCACGCCGCCGAACACCACGGTGCCGCGCAGGGGCAGGTGCTTGCTGTAGGCCACCACGGATTCATGCACCTGGAGGGCCAGTTCCCGGGTGGGGGCCAGCACCAGGGCCCGTACCGGGTGGCGGGCGGGGGAAGCGCTGTTGTTGGCGTGGGGCAGCATCTTCTGCAGCAGGGGCAAGGCGAAAGCGGCAGTCTT
This window contains:
- a CDS encoding DUF3301 domain-containing protein, coding for MTLELGLFAMLAILAWHWWDGLQKRELALVAAQRACAQAGVQFLDASVSLRKMSLRRDENQRARFYREFAFEYSASGDDRQVGRVYMLGARVLSASLIQAGANVFPWR
- a CDS encoding DEAD/DEAH box helicase → MEIDADNAPALEVATTFADLGLAPPILKALDEMGYKIPTPIQKQAIPLVVAGRDLMAQAQTGTGKTAAFALPLLQKMLPHANNSASPARHPVRALVLAPTRELALQVHESVVAYSKHLPLRGTVVFGGVDMKPQEAALKAGLEVLVATPGRLLDHAGSKSVQLSQVQFLVLDEADRMLDMGFLPDLKRILDLLPKQRQTLLFSATFDDSIVGLAKSFLQNPLKVEVARKNTAAETVEQVVHKVKEDDKLEALVRVVKAREISQALVFTRTKIAADKLGRRLQKRGVSTGIIHGDKAQVERLAALDGFKQGKVQLLVATDIAARGIDIVELPCVFNFELPYSPEDYVHRIGRTGRAGASGLAVSLVAPEEDKLLAGIERFIKRDLNAIALPEIAPPPMAKAPVMAAASACSPASMGPKAVGTPFGRRRQEPVCALLRPPVRSELPPQP
- a CDS encoding AF1514 family protein, with product MSDNDTSGAACIPRRPPDYSHVQVIDLQPDPMPDDYRAAMKLAAETAEQTIGEHMLISWYDRDRDFESPQHSSECHQDSAVPGYVDYGLNHGARLKVDIGAGRFVFFFMPLDME
- the mutS gene encoding DNA mismatch repair protein MutS: MMQQYLRIKADHPDMLVFYRMGDFYELFHDDAEKAARLLDITLTTRGASAGQPIRMAGVPFHAAEQYLARLARLGESVAICEQIGDPKTSKGPVERQVVRIVTPGTVTDEALLEDKTDPLMLAIAPGRLEGKAILGLAWLTLTSGRFAAKTVAPDRLGAELVRLNPSEILLPEGFADLALDALKAALTRRADWQFDGERGHRLLCEHFGTADLTAFGLEDSPLLQAAAGLLLDYARHTQRTALPHVTGCQVEQDSEYVLLDAAARRTLEISETLRGEAAPTLFSELDACRTAMGSRLLRHWLHHPLRDRARLARRQGVLAALMDAPSCCDATREVLKGTADLERIAARVALKSARPRDLAGLRDGLARLPALAAALAPAGPALTTLTDRFAFPALPLDHLTRALKPEPGLVLREGGVIADGFDAELDQLRQLQSGCGEFLMQMEQRERERTGIANLRVEYNKVSGFFIEVSRAQADKVPADYHRRQTLKNVERYLTPELKAFENDYLSAAERALAREKLLYEALLEDLAGHMNALQRVARAVAEADLLTGHAQLARERRHVIPAFSDTWGISIQRGRHPVVEPRVEAFIPNDLDLNPTRRMLLITGPNMGGKSTYMRQVAHIVLLACCGLCVPAESAVIGPVDQIFTRVGSSDDLAGGRSTFMVEMTETAGILHGATEHSLILMDEIGRGTSTFDGISIAWAVARHMAEKTRAYTLFATHYFELTQLTQEFRTLANVHLDAVETPSGLTFLHAVEEGPASQSYGLQVARLAGVPGIVITAARRKLVLLENMQVSQAGQGDLFAPLPAPVPVASPLEDRLAGISPDGLSPREALEILYELKDMADSSS